The following proteins come from a genomic window of Phnomibacter ginsenosidimutans:
- a CDS encoding S8 family serine peptidase, with amino-acid sequence MLSTAQVAMAQQPIQKGWHLLDEEQDGYYGISLQKAYDFLKGRKSQPIVVAVIDSGIDTTHEDLKPVLWRNTKDNNANGIDDDNNGYPDDALGWNFLGNRNGENVEKESAEAARLFHALAPQFDNRQIDSNLLSPEARADFRLWLQVQKAVTVTEEDRFILKILNATSRTMLQYDSIIAAQWNKHEFTPIELESFVPQSAEARKAKLNLLRIYTLLQVEPDQTNVEFMEGMREFIQQKEDIIYLREQPATNYRLQITGDDENSWQSRNYGNADVMAGSAMHGTHVAGIIAAVRNNGLGIDGIADNVRILPLRVVPNGDEHDKDVALAIRYAVDQGASIINMSFGKGLSPQKHWVDDAIAYAASKNVLLVHAAGNDAAFLDTVPQYPTPFLNNGTIAPNFITVGASSDMSIKGGLIADFTNYGRQTVDVMAPGVKIYATVPTGNKYAFLQGTSMAAPVVSGIAAILRSYFPQLTAVEVKQVIEQSVDTRHSDKVFPKPGGEKKETLTLREACKTGGVVNAYNAVQLAAQLTDSKHNPKSVTPSNQ; translated from the coding sequence GTGTTAAGTACGGCACAGGTGGCCATGGCCCAACAGCCTATTCAAAAAGGCTGGCATCTGCTTGATGAAGAACAAGACGGGTATTATGGCATTTCGCTGCAAAAAGCCTACGATTTTCTCAAGGGCCGCAAGAGTCAGCCCATTGTGGTGGCAGTGATAGACAGCGGCATCGACACGACACATGAAGACCTGAAACCTGTACTCTGGCGCAATACCAAAGACAATAACGCAAATGGTATTGATGATGATAACAACGGCTACCCCGACGATGCACTGGGCTGGAATTTTTTGGGTAACCGCAACGGCGAAAATGTAGAAAAAGAATCGGCCGAAGCTGCACGTCTGTTTCATGCATTGGCACCACAATTCGACAACCGGCAAATAGACAGCAACTTGTTGTCACCCGAAGCCCGGGCAGATTTTCGATTGTGGTTGCAAGTGCAAAAAGCAGTAACAGTAACCGAAGAAGATCGCTTCATACTCAAAATATTGAATGCCACCAGCCGCACCATGTTGCAGTACGATTCCATTATTGCAGCACAGTGGAACAAACATGAGTTTACCCCCATTGAACTGGAAAGTTTTGTGCCGCAAAGTGCAGAAGCCAGAAAAGCAAAACTGAATTTACTCCGCATTTACACACTCTTACAAGTAGAGCCCGACCAAACCAATGTGGAGTTTATGGAAGGCATGCGGGAGTTCATTCAGCAAAAAGAAGACATCATTTATTTAAGAGAACAACCTGCTACCAATTATCGGTTGCAAATAACCGGCGATGATGAAAACAGCTGGCAAAGCCGCAACTATGGCAATGCAGATGTGATGGCCGGCAGTGCTATGCATGGCACTCACGTAGCAGGTATTATTGCTGCCGTAAGAAATAACGGACTTGGCATTGATGGCATTGCAGATAATGTACGCATATTGCCGCTACGGGTGGTGCCCAACGGCGATGAACACGATAAGGATGTAGCCCTTGCCATTCGCTATGCGGTAGACCAGGGTGCCAGCATCATCAACATGAGTTTTGGCAAAGGCCTGAGCCCGCAAAAACATTGGGTGGATGATGCCATTGCCTATGCGGCGAGTAAAAATGTATTGCTGGTGCATGCAGCCGGAAATGATGCAGCTTTTCTCGATACAGTACCTCAGTACCCTACACCGTTTTTAAACAATGGAACCATCGCTCCCAACTTTATTACTGTTGGTGCCAGCAGCGACATGAGCATCAAGGGCGGACTCATTGCCGACTTTACCAACTATGGCCGGCAAACCGTGGATGTAATGGCACCGGGTGTAAAAATTTATGCTACAGTACCCACAGGCAACAAGTACGCATTTTTGCAGGGCACCAGCATGGCTGCGCCGGTGGTGAGTGGCATAGCCGCCATTTTGCGGAGTTATTTTCCGCAGCTGACGGCTGTAGAAGTAAAACAGGTGATTGAGCAATCGGTGGATACCCGCCATAGCGACAAAGTATTTCCCAAACCCGGCGGCGAAAAGAAAGAAACACTTACCCTGCGGGAAGCCTGCAAAACAGGCGGTGTGGTCAATGCTTACAATGCTGTGCAGTTAGCAGCACAACTCACCGACAGCAAGCACAACCCCAAATCCGTTACCCCTTCAAACCAATAG
- a CDS encoding sodium-translocating pyrophosphatase: protein MENLIHAVPAMGIVGLLYTFLKFKWVSKQDAGNPRMQEISKYIAEGAMAFLKAEWKILGYFVVLVAILLGVMSMSNENSHWSIAIAFVIGAVFSATAGYIGMRIATKANVRTAQAAQTSLSKALNVSFTGGAVMGLGVAGLAVLGLGALFIVLKMIFVPADAAVTGPEMLRTIEVLTGFSLGAESIALFARVGGGIYTKAADVGADLVGKVEAGIPEDDPRNPATIADNVGDNVGDVAGMGADLFGSYVATVLATMVLGQETTSVDAFGGLSPILLPMLIAGIGIIFSIIGTFFVRISDNAGLNTDTVQKALNMGNWGSIILTAAASAGLVYWLLPETMVLRGLEFTRNGVMGAIMVGLAVGTLMSIITEYFTAMGKRPVMSIIRQSATGHATNVIGGLAVGMESTMLPILVLAAGIWGSYACAGLYGVAIAAAGMMATTAMQLAIDAFGPIADNAGGIAEMSERPKEVREKTDILDAVGNTTAATGKGFAIASAALTALALFAAFVGVAGIEGIDIYKADVLACLFVGGMIPFIFSSLAIRAVGEAAMAMVEEVRRQFRTITGIMEGKGKPEYDKCVAISTEASIKKMMMPGAIAILSPIILGFLMGPEALGGFLAGATVSGVLMGMFQNNAGGAWDNAKKSFEKGVEINGEIYYKKSDPHKASVTGDTVGDPFKDTSGPSMNILIKLMSIVSLVIAPTLAQVHGTAKAHGAAKHETIEVTVEKTAGEATEAPIVSALKADGLVDSSNFTIEVANGQLLINGVAQDSATFSKYKGLLKEGEQNLKIEIKQKQ from the coding sequence ATGGAGAATTTGATCCACGCTGTACCGGCCATGGGTATTGTCGGCCTGCTGTACACGTTCCTCAAGTTTAAATGGGTAAGCAAGCAAGACGCTGGCAACCCACGGATGCAGGAAATCAGTAAATACATTGCCGAAGGCGCCATGGCGTTTTTGAAGGCTGAATGGAAAATACTGGGCTATTTCGTGGTGCTGGTAGCCATTTTGCTCGGCGTAATGAGCATGAGCAACGAAAACAGCCACTGGTCTATCGCCATTGCGTTTGTGATTGGTGCCGTGTTTAGTGCTACAGCCGGTTACATTGGTATGCGTATTGCCACCAAAGCCAACGTTCGTACAGCACAAGCTGCACAAACAAGTTTGAGCAAAGCTCTCAATGTATCATTTACAGGTGGTGCTGTTATGGGCTTGGGTGTTGCCGGTTTGGCAGTGCTCGGTCTGGGTGCCCTGTTTATTGTTTTGAAAATGATTTTTGTACCCGCCGATGCTGCGGTTACCGGTCCGGAGATGCTGAGAACCATCGAGGTGCTCACTGGTTTTTCTCTCGGAGCGGAATCGATTGCGTTGTTTGCCCGTGTGGGCGGCGGTATTTATACCAAGGCTGCCGACGTAGGTGCTGACCTCGTAGGTAAGGTAGAAGCCGGTATTCCTGAAGATGACCCCCGCAACCCCGCCACCATTGCCGACAACGTAGGTGATAACGTAGGTGACGTAGCCGGTATGGGTGCTGACCTGTTCGGTTCTTACGTAGCCACCGTGTTGGCTACCATGGTACTTGGTCAGGAAACCACTTCGGTTGATGCTTTCGGTGGTTTGTCGCCCATTTTGCTGCCCATGCTTATTGCTGGTATCGGTATTATCTTCTCTATCATTGGCACCTTCTTTGTTCGCATCAGCGACAATGCAGGCCTCAATACAGACACTGTGCAGAAAGCCCTCAACATGGGTAACTGGGGTTCTATCATCCTCACCGCTGCTGCTTCTGCCGGGCTGGTGTACTGGTTGCTTCCAGAAACCATGGTACTCCGCGGATTGGAATTTACCCGCAATGGTGTAATGGGTGCTATCATGGTTGGTTTGGCTGTGGGTACACTCATGAGTATCATTACCGAATACTTTACGGCTATGGGTAAGCGCCCTGTTATGAGCATCATTCGCCAAAGTGCCACCGGCCACGCTACCAACGTAATTGGCGGTTTGGCTGTAGGTATGGAAAGTACCATGCTGCCTATTCTGGTGCTGGCTGCCGGTATCTGGGGTTCTTACGCCTGTGCCGGTTTGTATGGTGTGGCTATTGCCGCTGCCGGTATGATGGCCACTACAGCGATGCAGTTGGCGATTGACGCCTTCGGTCCTATTGCCGACAACGCTGGTGGTATTGCAGAAATGAGTGAACGGCCCAAAGAAGTACGTGAAAAGACAGACATCCTCGATGCAGTAGGTAATACTACCGCTGCAACTGGTAAAGGTTTTGCCATTGCTTCTGCAGCTTTGACTGCCCTCGCATTGTTTGCCGCCTTCGTAGGTGTGGCGGGCATCGAAGGCATCGACATTTACAAAGCCGATGTACTGGCTTGCTTGTTTGTTGGTGGTATGATTCCGTTCATCTTCTCTTCACTCGCCATTCGTGCTGTAGGTGAAGCCGCCATGGCCATGGTAGAAGAAGTTCGTCGCCAGTTCCGTACTATCACCGGTATTATGGAAGGCAAGGGCAAGCCTGAGTACGACAAGTGCGTTGCCATTTCTACTGAAGCATCTATTAAGAAAATGATGATGCCAGGCGCTATAGCTATCCTGTCTCCCATCATTCTCGGTTTCCTCATGGGCCCCGAGGCTTTGGGTGGTTTCCTGGCTGGTGCTACCGTTAGCGGTGTACTCATGGGTATGTTCCAAAACAACGCCGGTGGCGCTTGGGACAATGCCAAGAAGAGCTTTGAAAAAGGTGTAGAAATCAACGGAGAAATCTATTACAAGAAAAGCGATCCGCACAAGGCATCAGTAACTGGTGACACTGTAGGTGATCCTTTTAAAGATACTTCTGGTCCTTCTATGAACATCCTCATTAAGCTGATGTCGATTGTATCACTGGTGATTGCACCAACCCTGGCTCAGGTACATGGTACGGCCAAAGCACATGGTGCGGCCAAACATGAAACCATTGAAGTAACCGTAGAAAAAACTGCTGGCGAAGCAACCGAAGCACCCATCGTATCAGCGCTTAAAGCTGACGGTTTGGTCGACAGCAGCAATTTCACCATTGAAGTAGCCAACGGTCAGTTGCTCATCAACGGTGTAGCACAGGATTCTGCTACTTTCAGCAAATACAAAGGTTTGCTGAAGGAAGGGGAACAAAACCTGAAGATTGAAATCAAGCAAAAGCAATAA
- a CDS encoding ABC-F family ATP-binding cassette domain-containing protein has protein sequence MLAGFNNVTFEFGARVIVSDATWHIQPNERIGLIGYNGTGKSTLLRLLVGEYTCSAGTVERGKNVQIGFLHQDLLSTEIEKPVLEVAMDAFTEARRLEAELRKLEKQLETDHSNEVLLHQYADMLHDFELAGGYTMQHQSEEVLHGLGFETDQFEKPFNQFSGGWRMRVLLAKLILQKPEILLLDEPTNHLDLPSIEWLEKYLQHYPGSVVIVSHDKYFMNRMVNKVVELYQQQLHMYTGNFDFYEKEKAERIALQKRAFENQQDYIRQQERFIERFKAKASKAAQAQSVAKRLDKLDRIEDVEIERPNIRINFMVGQQPGRTICTLKHVSKAYGDVEILRNTSAEIFRGDKVALIGANGKGKSTLLRIIAGTEKIEGERIWGHNVQEAFYAQHQLESLNVNHTVLEEMTTSRAGKTELEYRALLGCFLFSGDDTDKKIKVLSGGEKARVALAKTIVSKANFLMLDEPTNHLDMHSVELLIEALNKYEGSLIIVSHDRYFISRTANVFWEIINHEIREFRGTYEEYLEWKEKLLQQEAAAKQVQLAPEPVVVKAVQPKPQPVNRELQKEYQKQQKAFEKQEQQLQQLQVKMQEVEGRMADPAVYADKQQFLQAEKDYSTVKQQLDTAQQQYEKAFEALMELEEQLKG, from the coding sequence ATGCTCGCAGGTTTTAACAATGTCACTTTTGAATTTGGCGCCAGGGTTATCGTTTCGGATGCTACCTGGCATATACAGCCCAACGAACGTATTGGATTGATAGGCTACAACGGCACGGGTAAATCTACCTTGCTGCGGTTGCTGGTGGGCGAATACACCTGCTCGGCAGGTACGGTAGAAAGAGGAAAGAATGTGCAGATTGGTTTTTTGCATCAGGATTTGCTGAGTACGGAAATAGAAAAGCCCGTGCTTGAAGTGGCCATGGATGCATTTACCGAAGCCCGCCGACTGGAAGCCGAACTGCGCAAATTGGAAAAACAGCTGGAAACCGACCACAGCAACGAAGTGTTGCTGCACCAGTATGCCGATATGCTGCACGACTTTGAACTGGCCGGTGGCTATACCATGCAGCACCAAAGCGAAGAGGTACTGCACGGCCTGGGTTTTGAAACCGACCAGTTTGAAAAACCATTCAATCAGTTTAGCGGTGGCTGGCGGATGCGGGTATTGCTGGCCAAACTCATTTTGCAAAAGCCTGAAATTCTGTTGCTCGACGAACCGACCAACCACCTTGACCTACCCAGTATTGAATGGTTGGAAAAATACCTGCAGCATTACCCCGGCAGCGTGGTCATTGTAAGCCACGACAAATACTTTATGAACCGCATGGTAAATAAAGTAGTGGAGCTATACCAGCAGCAACTGCACATGTACACAGGCAATTTCGATTTTTATGAAAAAGAAAAAGCCGAACGCATTGCCCTGCAAAAACGAGCTTTCGAAAATCAGCAGGATTACATACGCCAGCAGGAACGTTTTATAGAACGCTTTAAAGCCAAGGCCAGCAAGGCCGCACAGGCACAAAGTGTGGCCAAGCGCCTCGATAAACTTGACCGAATAGAAGATGTAGAAATAGAACGCCCCAACATTCGCATCAACTTTATGGTAGGCCAGCAGCCCGGCCGCACCATTTGTACCCTCAAGCATGTGAGCAAGGCTTATGGCGATGTAGAAATTTTACGCAACACCAGTGCTGAAATTTTCAGGGGCGATAAAGTAGCGCTGATTGGCGCCAACGGCAAGGGTAAATCTACCTTGCTGCGCATCATAGCCGGCACCGAAAAAATTGAAGGGGAACGCATTTGGGGCCACAATGTGCAGGAGGCTTTTTATGCCCAGCACCAATTGGAATCGCTGAATGTAAACCACACCGTACTGGAAGAAATGACGACCAGCCGTGCCGGCAAAACTGAACTGGAATACCGGGCACTCTTGGGTTGTTTCCTTTTTAGCGGCGATGACACCGATAAAAAAATCAAGGTATTGAGCGGGGGCGAAAAAGCCCGGGTTGCCTTAGCGAAAACCATTGTGAGCAAGGCCAACTTTCTGATGCTCGATGAGCCGACCAACCACCTGGACATGCACAGCGTGGAGCTGCTCATTGAAGCCCTCAATAAATACGAAGGCAGCCTTATCATCGTTAGCCACGACCGTTATTTTATTTCCCGCACGGCCAATGTGTTTTGGGAAATCATCAACCACGAAATCCGTGAGTTCAGGGGCACCTACGAGGAATATTTAGAATGGAAAGAAAAGCTGCTGCAACAGGAAGCTGCAGCCAAACAAGTGCAGCTGGCACCAGAACCTGTGGTTGTAAAAGCCGTGCAGCCCAAGCCACAACCAGTAAACCGGGAGTTGCAAAAGGAATATCAGAAGCAGCAAAAAGCATTTGAAAAACAAGAGCAACAGCTGCAACAGTTGCAGGTAAAAATGCAGGAGGTGGAAGGTCGCATGGCTGATCCGGCAGTGTACGCCGACAAGCAACAATTTTTGCAGGCTGAAAAAGATTACAGCACGGTAAAGCAACAGCTCGATACCGCCCAACAGCAATACGAAAAAGCTTTTGAAGCCCTGATGGAACTGGAAGAGCAGTTGAAAGGTTGA
- a CDS encoding DUF3347 domain-containing protein, with amino-acid sequence MPRKILMLLAVVIIGGGLTYYFGFRHSDDEATTAPAPLQVSAVSDSFSVSVQRALGEYYQLTEAFVQKDSTAINLRAGSFAASMQAIAMQELKADSQLIALAAGIQQGIATEATAIAASSDWTKKYRSLQTISDQFFDMLRTVQYKGGKVYQQHCPMAFDNAGANWLSQQSAIRNPYFGDDMLDCGENRDSVNFVQ; translated from the coding sequence ATGCCTCGTAAGATTTTGATGTTGTTGGCGGTTGTTATTATTGGTGGCGGACTCACCTATTATTTTGGTTTTCGCCACAGCGATGATGAAGCTACAACAGCACCTGCGCCGTTGCAGGTAAGTGCCGTGTCCGATTCATTTTCGGTATCGGTACAGCGGGCATTGGGCGAATATTATCAGCTTACTGAAGCATTTGTACAAAAAGACAGCACGGCTATTAACCTGCGGGCCGGCTCTTTTGCAGCCAGTATGCAAGCCATAGCCATGCAGGAGCTGAAAGCCGACAGCCAACTGATTGCATTGGCAGCGGGCATTCAGCAGGGAATTGCCACAGAGGCGACAGCCATTGCCGCCAGCAGCGACTGGACAAAAAAATACCGTTCGTTGCAAACCATCAGCGATCAGTTTTTTGACATGCTCCGCACCGTACAATACAAAGGCGGCAAAGTGTATCAGCAGCATTGCCCCATGGCTTTCGACAATGCCGGCGCCAACTGGCTGAGCCAGCAATCCGCTATACGCAACCCCTATTTTGGCGACGACATGCTGGACTGTGGTGAAAACCGCGACTCGGTAAATTTTGTACAGTAA
- a CDS encoding DinB family protein translates to MPQPLTGDYAPFYQTYVSYCAAHETDALDTLCGSLAEMEQWLRQIPETQKDYAYAPGKWTVAQLLQHMADTERVFAYRALAIARGEQQPLPGFDENAWANEAPATHRSIAGLAEELLQLRQLTITLFQSISPAQMSNKGVASGQPITVNALAFIMVGHVRHHQRIYSERYC, encoded by the coding sequence ATGCCACAACCACTAACCGGCGACTACGCCCCTTTTTACCAAACCTATGTAAGCTACTGTGCCGCCCACGAAACGGATGCTCTCGATACTTTGTGCGGTTCATTGGCAGAAATGGAACAATGGCTGCGCCAGATTCCGGAAACACAAAAAGACTATGCTTATGCCCCTGGCAAATGGACGGTAGCCCAACTGTTGCAGCACATGGCCGATACAGAAAGGGTATTTGCCTACCGTGCCCTGGCCATTGCCCGTGGTGAGCAGCAACCCCTGCCCGGCTTCGATGAAAATGCCTGGGCCAATGAAGCACCGGCTACCCACCGCAGCATTGCTGGTTTAGCAGAAGAATTGTTGCAATTGCGGCAGCTGACCATCACCCTTTTTCAATCCATTTCGCCAGCCCAAATGTCCAACAAGGGCGTAGCATCTGGTCAACCTATTACGGTGAATGCCCTGGCCTTCATTATGGTGGGGCATGTACGGCATCATCAGCGTATTTATAGCGAACGCTACTGCTAA
- a CDS encoding septal ring lytic transglycosylase RlpA family protein, with protein MKQTYLYLKLFLQRASLLLVALLVSSVLMATKNEKKAAATEREEAKTITGTASWYGPKFHGRKTATGDQYDMHGMTCASNRFPLGTWLRVTNIKTGKTIIVRVNDRMHPKMKRIIDLSKGAAKELGILSVGVAQVKVEDMGKTLPASLP; from the coding sequence ATGAAACAAACTTATTTATACCTGAAACTTTTTCTTCAAAGGGCATCGTTGCTGCTGGTAGCCTTACTGGTTAGCTCTGTACTGATGGCCACCAAGAATGAAAAGAAGGCCGCAGCTACCGAAAGGGAAGAGGCGAAAACCATCACAGGTACAGCCAGCTGGTACGGTCCTAAGTTTCACGGCCGTAAAACCGCTACCGGCGATCAGTACGACATGCATGGCATGACCTGCGCCAGCAACCGGTTTCCTTTGGGTACCTGGTTGCGGGTGACCAACATAAAAACTGGTAAAACCATCATCGTTCGGGTAAATGACCGGATGCATCCAAAAATGAAGCGCATCATCGACCTGAGCAAAGGCGCCGCCAAAGAACTCGGAATTCTGAGTGTCGGTGTGGCGCAGGTAAAAGTGGAAGACATGGGTAAAACCCTGCCTGCTTCTTTGCCTTAA
- the amaB gene encoding L-piperidine-6-carboxylate dehydrogenase has protein sequence MKDFLQALRLEATNAGTSTGAQWLSSTGSQLNSYSPVDASLIGQVTATDKEGYEAVVAKAQEAFVEWRQWPAPRRGEVVRQIGEALRQHKDALGKLVSYEMGKSLQEGLGEVQEMIDICDFAVGLSRQLYGLSMHSERPGHRMYEQWHPLGVVGIISAFNFPVAVWSWNSMLAWVCGDTCIWKASEKAPLCSVACQLIVQDVFAKNGVPEGVSCIVNGGREVGEWMSNDHRLPLISATGSTRMGKEVGKAVAGRMGRSLLELGGNNAIIISKDADLDMSLIGCVFGAVGTAGQRCTSTRRLIIHQSVYDTFSKKLANAYAQLSIGDPLDSNNHVGPLIDTDAVKNYLNAIEACKQQGGKFLVEGGVLQGTGYESGCYVKPCIAEVTPDMPIVQTETFAPILYIMKYDTLDEAIAMQNNVPQGLSSAIMTLNLREAEQFLSAAGSDCGIANVNIGTSGAEIGGAFGGEKETGGGRESGSDAWKNYMRRQTNTINYTNKLPLAQGIQFNLG, from the coding sequence ATGAAAGATTTTTTGCAGGCCCTCCGTTTGGAGGCCACCAATGCCGGCACTTCTACCGGTGCCCAATGGCTCAGCAGTACTGGCAGCCAACTTAATTCATACTCTCCCGTTGATGCCAGCCTCATTGGCCAGGTAACGGCCACAGATAAAGAAGGCTACGAAGCCGTTGTAGCAAAGGCACAAGAAGCCTTTGTAGAATGGCGCCAGTGGCCCGCACCCCGCCGTGGCGAAGTGGTACGCCAAATTGGTGAAGCACTCCGCCAGCACAAAGACGCACTGGGCAAACTGGTGAGTTATGAAATGGGCAAAAGCCTGCAGGAAGGCTTGGGTGAAGTGCAGGAAATGATTGACATCTGCGATTTTGCCGTTGGCCTCAGCCGCCAGCTGTATGGCCTGAGCATGCATAGCGAACGCCCCGGCCACCGCATGTACGAGCAATGGCATCCGCTGGGTGTAGTAGGCATCATCAGTGCCTTCAACTTTCCGGTGGCCGTATGGAGCTGGAACAGCATGCTGGCTTGGGTTTGCGGCGATACCTGCATTTGGAAGGCTTCTGAAAAAGCACCGCTTTGCTCAGTAGCTTGTCAGCTGATTGTGCAAGATGTATTTGCAAAGAACGGCGTACCCGAAGGCGTAAGTTGTATTGTAAACGGTGGCCGCGAAGTGGGCGAATGGATGAGCAACGACCATCGCCTGCCGCTGATTAGTGCTACCGGCAGCACCCGCATGGGTAAAGAAGTAGGCAAAGCAGTAGCTGGCCGTATGGGCCGTAGCCTGTTGGAGCTGGGTGGCAACAATGCCATCATCATCAGCAAAGATGCCGACCTGGATATGAGCCTGATTGGTTGTGTGTTTGGCGCCGTAGGTACGGCCGGCCAGCGTTGTACATCTACCCGTCGCCTTATCATTCATCAATCTGTGTACGATACATTCAGCAAAAAACTGGCTAATGCTTATGCGCAACTCAGCATTGGCGATCCGCTGGATAGCAACAACCACGTAGGTCCGTTGATTGATACCGATGCCGTAAAGAACTACCTGAATGCTATTGAAGCCTGTAAACAGCAGGGTGGCAAGTTTTTGGTAGAAGGCGGTGTGCTGCAAGGCACCGGCTACGAAAGCGGTTGTTATGTAAAGCCCTGCATTGCTGAGGTAACGCCCGATATGCCCATTGTACAAACCGAAACTTTTGCGCCGATTTTGTACATCATGAAATATGACACCCTTGACGAAGCCATTGCCATGCAAAACAATGTGCCACAGGGTTTGAGCAGCGCCATCATGACGCTGAACCTGCGGGAAGCCGAGCAGTTTTTGAGTGCTGCCGGCAGCGACTGCGGCATTGCTAACGTCAACATTGGTACCAGCGGTGCTGAAATTGGCGGGGCTTTTGGTGGCGAAAAAGAAACCGGTGGCGGCCGCGAAAGTGGCAGCGACGCCTGGAAAAATTACATGCGACGCCAAACCAACACCATCAACTACACCAACAAGTTGCCACTGGCGCAAGGCATCCAATTCAATTTGGGATAA
- a CDS encoding M15 family metallopeptidase, producing the protein MTNWLVAGAVFFSLLAGIAGCSSRRNPYQLPLTWRANQLKLQYDSNPQLQMVSLEGFIQHLKTDQRYTTTNNFTSQILYKEPGVFLRKAAAEPLKMVADSLAKLGLGLLVYDGYRPYAATLKMWEIVPDDRYAANPANGSGHNRGIAVDLGLYNLTTGDTLPMPTGFDDFTEKAHHNYQQLPAEVLANRATLKQVMEHFGFVALPTEWWHFYLPEPKRYPLMDVSFSTFKKLQ; encoded by the coding sequence ATGACCAATTGGCTTGTCGCCGGAGCCGTTTTTTTTAGCCTGCTGGCGGGTATTGCGGGCTGCTCTTCCCGCAGAAACCCATATCAATTGCCCCTTACATGGCGGGCAAACCAACTGAAACTGCAATACGACAGCAATCCACAATTGCAAATGGTCTCATTGGAAGGGTTTATTCAGCACCTGAAAACAGACCAGCGCTACACCACAACCAACAACTTTACCAGCCAGATATTGTACAAAGAGCCGGGCGTTTTTTTGCGCAAAGCCGCTGCCGAACCACTTAAAATGGTAGCCGACTCACTGGCCAAACTCGGGCTGGGCCTGCTGGTGTACGATGGCTACCGCCCCTATGCCGCTACGCTAAAAATGTGGGAAATAGTGCCCGATGACCGCTATGCCGCCAACCCGGCCAATGGCAGCGGCCACAACCGCGGTATTGCTGTGGACCTGGGTTTGTACAATTTAACAACAGGCGACACCCTGCCCATGCCTACTGGTTTTGATGATTTTACCGAGAAAGCCCACCACAATTACCAGCAACTGCCAGCCGAGGTATTGGCCAACCGGGCTACACTGAAGCAAGTGATGGAGCATTTCGGGTTTGTGGCCCTGCCCACCGAATGGTGGCATTTTTACCTGCCCGAGCCCAAACGGTATCCGTTGATGGATGTTTCATTTAGCACATTTAAGAAGCTACAGTAA